GCGACCATGAGCCGTTGGGCCAATACCATTAGCTCGCAAAATCAGACTCTTGAAGAAGCTTATCAAAGTTCCAGCCAACTCCAACAATATATAGCAGAAGAGGAGGATGGCCAGCTCTGGTTTCAGACCGCTAAGAAGATTGAAGGCTTGCCTCGCCACGTTTCTACCCATGCGGCAGGGGTTATTCTCAGTGACCAAGACTTGACCGATTTTATCCCCTTACAGGCTGCCCTTAACCATTCCATTCACCAGTCCCAATACACCATGCATGAAATTGAGCGGATTGGTTTATTAAAAATTGACTTTTTGAGTTTAAGTAACTTAACGATTTTAGCCAATAGTGTCAGAGCAGCGGAAAAAATCAGCAAAAGGCGCTTACGTCCGATAGACTTTCCACGTAATGATCAATCGGTCTATCGTGTCTTTAGTCAAGCCAATACCCTGGGAGTCTTTCAATTTGAATCTAATGGGATTCGCCGTGTCTTGAGGCGGGTTAAACCCAGCTCAATGGCGGACCTAGCAGCAGTAAATGCCCTCTACCGCCCAGGACCTATGCAACAAATTAATCACTTTGTCAATCGTAAACATGGTAAGGAGCCGATTACTTACCCTCATCCGGACTTAGAAGGTATCTTGAAGGAAACTTATGGCATCATTGTCTACCAGGAACAAGTCATGCAAGTTGCCCAAAAAATTGCGGGATTTTCATTGGGAGAAGCTGATATCTTACGGCGGACGATCAGCAAGAAAGATAAGGCAACCATGGACCGCTTACAGGCGAAATTTATTCGTCAAGCTGTTGCTAAGGGCTACAGCCAAAGCGTTGCCCAAAAAATTTATTCCTACATTGAAGCTTTTGCTGATTATGGATTTAACAAGTCACATGCCTATGCTTATTCCTATTTGGCTTATGAGATGGCCTGGCTAAAGGTTCATTATCCGGCGGCCTTTTACTATGGGAATCTCTTGCAACATAAGATTTATGAGACTAAGGGTCAGCAATTGACCTATGAGGCCGGTCTCTGTCAAGTTAAGCTCCAACTCCCCGATGTAAACCGCTCCTATACCACCATGCAGGTAGTTGATGACCATCATATTTTACTAGGTCTAACTGATATTCGCGGCCTGATGCGAAACTTTACCACAGCCGTTGTCCAGGAACGGCTCAATGGGGGACAGTTTCGGTCGTTAGGAGACTTTATCCAACGTCTTCCAAAAAACTATTTAAAGGCAGAGAACCTGGAAAAATTGGCGCTTGCGGGAGCCTTGGACAGCTTTGGCTATAACCGCCGCACCTTAATAGAAGAGGCTCTGCCAAAGTTACTAGAAGCGGTGAACTTATTTGGCGGAAGCAACAACCAGCAGCTTTCCTTGTTCAATCAGGAGAATCGAGAGCTCTATGCGCCTGAAATTAAGCAATTGAATGAATATGATGATCGCCTTCTTTTGGAGGGGGAGCAAGAAACCCTGGGTCAGTCTATTAGCGTTGAATTATACAGTGACTATCGTCCTTACTACCAAAGTGGTCAAATTCAACCCATCAATAAGATAAGTGATAAAAGTCAGGTGACGATTATTGGAGAAATTGTCAAGGTGAAAAGAATTCAAACTAAGAAGAATCAGCCCATGGCTTTCTTAACTTTGCGTGATGAGCATAGTGAAGTCGAGGTGATTGCTTTTCCTAAAGCTTATATTGATTTCGCTGCCTATTTAAGGGAAGGCCAGCAAATCCTTGCCCAAGGCAAAACTCAGACCAGAAAACAAGGCTTGCAAGTGATTTTAGACCAGTGTCATCCCTTAAATAATCAATTGCTCACTGAATTGGAAAGAAAACGGCTGAACGCAATTCAATCAATAACTATTCGTGTGGCAAGTAGCCAGCTGGCCAGTGAGAAAAAGGCAGACCTCCTTGCTCTTATCAACCAGTATCACGGCAGGGTTAAATTAACTTTCACCATGGCCAAAGAACAGAAAAAATATCAATTGGGTGAGCGCTTTGCTGTTCAAGCCCGCCCCGAAGTCATTCAAGAATTAAGAAAAATTTACGGCTCTGAGAATGTTCTTTATTAATGAAATCGTTTTAATAGGAAAACCCTTAGTAATCAGCTTAGAAACATGATATTATATGACGTGAAGGGAAAAGAAAGGATAAGATTTATATGGCAAAAAAAATTGCGGTCTTAACAAGCGGTGGCGATGCTCCCGGCATGAATGCTGCGATCCGCGCAATCGTACGTAAGATCATTTTTGATGGTAACGAAGCTTATGGGGTACGTTATGGATTCCGTGGCTTAGCAGATGGAGATATTTTCCAAATGACTGCTGCTGATGTTTCCACCCTATCTTCGCGTGGCGGAACGATTCTGTTTACAGCCCGCTACCCTGAATTTGCAGAGGAAGAAGGCCAACTCAAAGCCTTAGAACAATTAAAACGTCATGAAATTGACGGCTTGGTTGTCATTGGCGGAGACGGGTCCTACCAAGGGGCTTTAGCCTTGTCACGACGTGGCTTTCCAACGGTTGGTATTCCTGGAACAATCGATAATGATATTCCTGGTACTGACTTTACCATCGGTTTTGATACGGCATGCAACACTGCCCTAGAAGCTTTGGATAAGTTAAGAGATACCGCCAAAAGCCACATGCGGACTTTTGTGGTTGAAGTAATGGGGCGGCATGCTGGAGATATCGCCTTATGGTCTGGCATTGGATGTGGTGCTGACCAAGTGATTATTCCAGAAATTAATTTTGATATCCAAGAGGTCGTTGACCAAATTAATCAAGGACGTGAAAAGGGTAAGAAGCATACCCTCATTGTTTTAGCTGAAGGCGTTATGCCAGGCTATAAATTTGCTGATTTATTGGATGAATATGGAAATTACCACATTCGGACTACCGTATTAGGACACGTTCAGCGTGGAGGATCACCAAGCGCTAAAGACCGTATGTTAGCAACTTCTTTAGGACATGCAGCGGTTGAAGCTTTAGCTAAGGGTCAATCTGGAGTATGTATGGGAATTGTAGATAATAAAATTGTCTATACCGACATTGAAAATGCCCTAGAGAAAAAAGACGACCGTCAAAAACGTAATACGCTCAATAAATATCTCTATGATCTTAACCAAGAAACCTCAGTTTGGTCTTAAAAATAAAAGGAGAAAATGAAATGCCATTTGATATGAAATTATTAAAGAAAACCAAAGTTGTATGTACGATTGGACCTGCTTCAGAAGATCCAGAAACCCTAGTCGAACTGGCTAAAGCAGGTATGGACGTTGCCCGGATGAACTTTTCTCACGGTGACCACGATGAACACTTAGCCCGCATCAAAGCCATTCGCCAAGTGGAACGTGAAGCTGGAAAACGGATTGCGGTTATGCTAGATACCAAGGGTCCTGAAATTCGTACCCATAACATGAAGGACCATGCTCCGGTTTTCTTAGAAAAGGGTAAAACCGTTAAGATTTCCATGACTGAAGTTGAAGGAACCCAAGACATGATTTCAGTCACTTATCCTCAATTAATTAATGATGTTCATGTTGATTCTCATATTCTCATTGATGATGGTTTAGTTGATTTACGTGTTACTGACATTGACTTTGATAAGGGAATTGTTACCACTGTTGTGGAAAATAGTGGTTTAATCAAAGACAAGAAGGGGGTTAATATCCCTGGCGTTTCCGTATCCCTACCTGGTATCACTGAAAAAGATGAAGCCGACATTCGTTTTGGTCTAGAAAATGGAATTGACATTATCGCTGCTTCCTTTGTTCGTAAGCCAGAAGATGTTTTAGAGATTCGCGAAATTTTAGAAGAAACCGGGAACGAAACCGTTCAAATTATCCCTAAAATTGAAACCCAAGAAGGGGTAGATAATATTGACGGGATTTTGCAAGTTTCTGATGGTTTAATGGTTGCTCGTGGTGACCTAGGGGTAGAAATTCCAACTGAAATGGTGCCAGTTGTTCAAAAAGAATTAATCCGTAAGTGTAATGCGGCTGGTAAACCAGTTATTACTGCTACCCAAATGTTAGATTCTATGCAACGCAACCCACGTCCAACCCGGGCTGAAGCTTCTGACGTTGCTAATGCGATTCTAGACGGTACTGATGCGATTATGTTATCCGGTGAAACAGCTGCTGGTGACTACCCACTTGAAGCCGTTAAGACCATGACCCGTATCGCTATGACTACTGAACGTGAAAGCGAATTACGTGGTCAAGCCCAACAAGCCCTTAAAGAATATCAAAACAGTGATGTTTCTGAAGCAATTGCCCAATCTGTTGCCCATACAGCGCGTAATTTGAATATTCAAACCATCGTTGCTGCAACAAATTCAGGTCATACTGCTCGTTTAATTTCTAAGTACCGTCCTAATGCCATGATCTTAGCGCTTACCTTCTCTGAAAGTCGTGCCCATAAGTTATTACTTAGCCGTGGTGTGGTTCCAATGGTCATTGAAAAACCAGCATCTACCGATGAAATGACCTTACTTGCCACCCAAATTGCTAAAGAAGAAGACTACGCTAAAGATGGCGATCTTATCCTCATTACCGCTGGTGTGCCGGTTGGGGAAACAGGCACCACCAACTTAATGAAGATCCAAATGATCGGTGAACGTTTAATTGAAGCGCAAGGGTTAGGAAATCAATCAGTCATTGGACACGTGGTTAAAGCCCAAAGCCCAGAAGAAGCCATTGAAAAAGCTAACCATGATAACATCTTAGTGGTTTCCACAACTGATGAACGCTATAATGAAGCCATTAAGAAGGCAGGAGCTGTTATTGTAGAAAATGCAACCCTAACCAGTCATGCTGCCGTAATGAGTGTCAACACTGGAACACCGGTTATCGTTAATGCTAAAGATGCGATGAACATTCTTGAAGAAGGCCAATTAATTACCTTGGATGCACGTCGCGGTATGGTTTATGATGGTGCTACAACCACTATCTAAGCTTGAACGAGACAAAGTCAGTGCCTATTAGGTACTGGCTTTTTTTATTTTTCCTTATTGTACTTCTGGCAATTCATTTGGGGAGGCCTATGTCTATGCTATACTTAAAGAAATCAATATGAAGGAGATCAGCAAATGAAAGAACTAGCAAGTGTAGTCTCTGCTAAAGTGAGTGACTATAATGCAAAGAACTATTACGTCCAGTTCGCGGGGAAGACTTTTGAATTAAATCCCAGCGATAAGATAAAATCACTGAATATTGGACAAGAAATACTGGTGTTTATCTATACCAATCAAAAAAATCAAGCTAAAGCGACTCTAGATTTCCCAGATTGTCGACAAAATACCTATGGTTGGTCTGAGGTTACCCAAGTACGCCATGATCTAGGTGTCTTTTTAGATATTGGTCTTCCAGATAAGGATATGGTCTTGTCTTTGGATGAGTTGCCCAGCGAAACAGGGCTTTGGCCCAAAAAAGGCGATAAGCTTTATGTGAAATTATCCGTGGATCGTAAGGGCCGGCAGTGGGCTAATCTAGCCGATTCTGTGGTCGTCCAGTCTTTAACCAGGAAAGTTAAGGGGAATGAAAAACGCTGGGTCAATCAAGTTAAGAAAGCCCGGGTCTATCAGTGTAAATTGAATGGGAGCCACTTAATCACAGAGGATTACTACTTGGCTTTTATTCACCCTAGTGAATGGGAAGTAGAGCCCCGTCTCGGAGAAGAGGTAGAAGCTCGGGTTATTGGTATCGGACAAAATGGGAATCTGAACTTATCCTTAAAGCCACGTGCTTTTGAAGTGATCAATGATGACGCGGAAATGATTTATCAAGTTTTAAAACGTACTCCTGAGGGCTTTTTGCCTTATAACGATAAGAGTGACCCCAATGCGATTCGATCAGCCTTTAATATTTCCAAGGCTCAATTTAAACGTGCCTTGGGCCACCTGATGAAAACTCAGCGAATTGAACAAAATGAAGATGGGATAACTTTAAAGGATAAGTGATTTTTTGACTATCAATGATTTGATTGAGGATTTTTTAATTGCTTTACGGGTAGAACAAGGCCTTTCGGAAAATACCATTAAAACTTACCACAATGTCTTGAAACAATTTCAAATGATTTTGTCTGAAGCGGGGATTGAGGATATTCAAGCCGTCAAACGCCAGGATATTATCCAACAGCTAGAAAAGTTAAACCAAAAGGGTCGGGCAGTCTCAACCATGAGTCAATATTTATCGACCCTACGTCACTTCTTTAAATATTTGATTTTAGACTCAGTGATTGAAGAGAACCCGGTGGAAAATATTTCCTTGCCTAAGAAGAAACAGCAGCTCCCTCAAGTGCTAAGTGTTGAAGAAGTTGATCGTTTGTTAGACATACCGGACGTCAATTCGACTCTTGGCTTGCGAGATCGTAGTTTATTAGAGTTACTTTACGCGAGTGGGCTGCGGGTAAGCGAATTGGTCCATTTAAAAATCAGTGATTTTCACGAAGATCTCGGCTTTCTCCAAACGATTGGTAAGGGCAACAAGGAGCGCATCATTCCTCTTGGAGAAGTGGCCAAAGATTGGCTACAGACTTATCTCAAAGAGAGCCGCCTCAAACTCTTGGGAGAAAATGACCAATCTCAAGGGATGATTTATTTGAACCATCACGGACGTCCCCTTAGTCGGCAAGGGGTTTGGAAGAAGCTCAAGCAATATATCCAAGCGGCTGGGATAACAAAAGAAGTCAGCCCCCATACCTTGCGGCACTCATTTGCAACCCACTTATTGGAAAATGGGGCAGACTTAAGAGTGGTTCAAGAACTTCTGGGTCATGCTGACATTTCTACCACGCAAATTTATACCCACATCCATTCGCAACATATGCGCGAAATTTATAAAAAAACTTTCCCAAGAGCATAGAAAAAAGAGGTTGGAAGTTTTTTCCAACCTCTTTCTGTATGTGCGCCTGGCATGGGCGACAACTCGGTGGTGAAAGTCCACTACAGGCCTTTGCAGTAGGAACTGTTAGCCAAAGACAAGGGTGTCCACCGTGAGGTGGAATCTGAAGGAAGTTGGAGGCAAATACTTGCACTGACGTACAGAAACTTCATAAAGAAAGGCTGTCAAAAGATGGATGAGCTTGCCTAACAAAGTGAAGTCCAATACTGCACGAATCTGAGACAGTAGATGAAGCAGTGACATGAGTAGAAAGTTGTCGTTCTTACCCAGGGAGATCTCACAGACGGCGCAGGAGTCCCCTTATAAGAAGCCGGTCGAAAAAGGTTTACTGTGAGAAGTCAGCCGAAGTCATAGTAGTTTCCAGAGGAAACGAAGGACTGAACAATATCCATGTTTATTTAGATGGGAGGTAGCTCAATTATGGGAAAAGCAGAAAAGTTGCGAAAGCAACGCAGCCTACAGAGAAATAAGGTGGAACCTGAAAAGTATGCAGGTGTGCTTAGTAGTAGAGCTATTGAATATATGAAAAGACATGATGGGTCTCTAATGAGTCTCGTTGTCAGAGAAGAAAACCTCATGCGTGCGGCTCAATCGGTTCGAAAGAACAAAGGAGCAGCAGGCATTGATGGTGTTTCCGCAAAAGATGCGGAAGCCGAAGTAAGAAAGTACCTCAAACCTTTACAACAGAAACTGATGAATGCAACATATAAACCTCAACCGGTCAAGCGGGTAGAAATCCCTAAGGCCAATGGAGGAGTTCGTCGATTAGGTATTCCTGTTGTCAGGGATCGCATTGTTCAACAAGCCATTCGACAAGTGATTGAACCAATCATAG
The nucleotide sequence above comes from Aerococcus urinae. Encoded proteins:
- a CDS encoding DNA polymerase III subunit alpha, with amino-acid sequence MFTPLNVNTSYTLLKSPMPVKDYVEAAKALGYKNLAISDINVMYGVIDFYNYCKHYDINPLIGMTVSIQRPDQHDQEEWLIYAKNDQGYRSLMRLSSLIKSQEPIDYQAVRDFIFNNHQDWITILEANNGPHMHFLKQQRQEEAAAFLDKLREIFKASDLYMGIDESYLYHQEALEDLAKKSQIPLIAQSKLAYLSTKDVFTQEVLAAIEANQSLDNYREKAGAEGQFYLRSLASYQESYQNKGLAKAFDQVSEAFDGVHLDIHFDQALLPKYPIESGQSSKEFLKDLAYQGLSKRVGNEQSYRERLDYELSIIDQMGFNDYFLIVWDVMDYAHKKHIMTGPGRGSAAGSLVAYCLFITDVDPIRNHLLFERFLNPERQSMPDIDLDFPDDKRQDILNYVYHKYGSDHVAQISTFGTFAARKAIRDVGNAFNKSQATMSRWANTISSQNQTLEEAYQSSSQLQQYIAEEEDGQLWFQTAKKIEGLPRHVSTHAAGVILSDQDLTDFIPLQAALNHSIHQSQYTMHEIERIGLLKIDFLSLSNLTILANSVRAAEKISKRRLRPIDFPRNDQSVYRVFSQANTLGVFQFESNGIRRVLRRVKPSSMADLAAVNALYRPGPMQQINHFVNRKHGKEPITYPHPDLEGILKETYGIIVYQEQVMQVAQKIAGFSLGEADILRRTISKKDKATMDRLQAKFIRQAVAKGYSQSVAQKIYSYIEAFADYGFNKSHAYAYSYLAYEMAWLKVHYPAAFYYGNLLQHKIYETKGQQLTYEAGLCQVKLQLPDVNRSYTTMQVVDDHHILLGLTDIRGLMRNFTTAVVQERLNGGQFRSLGDFIQRLPKNYLKAENLEKLALAGALDSFGYNRRTLIEEALPKLLEAVNLFGGSNNQQLSLFNQENRELYAPEIKQLNEYDDRLLLEGEQETLGQSISVELYSDYRPYYQSGQIQPINKISDKSQVTIIGEIVKVKRIQTKKNQPMAFLTLRDEHSEVEVIAFPKAYIDFAAYLREGQQILAQGKTQTRKQGLQVILDQCHPLNNQLLTELERKRLNAIQSITIRVASSQLASEKKADLLALINQYHGRVKLTFTMAKEQKKYQLGERFAVQARPEVIQELRKIYGSENVLY
- the pyk gene encoding pyruvate kinase — translated: MPFDMKLLKKTKVVCTIGPASEDPETLVELAKAGMDVARMNFSHGDHDEHLARIKAIRQVEREAGKRIAVMLDTKGPEIRTHNMKDHAPVFLEKGKTVKISMTEVEGTQDMISVTYPQLINDVHVDSHILIDDGLVDLRVTDIDFDKGIVTTVVENSGLIKDKKGVNIPGVSVSLPGITEKDEADIRFGLENGIDIIAASFVRKPEDVLEIREILEETGNETVQIIPKIETQEGVDNIDGILQVSDGLMVARGDLGVEIPTEMVPVVQKELIRKCNAAGKPVITATQMLDSMQRNPRPTRAEASDVANAILDGTDAIMLSGETAAGDYPLEAVKTMTRIAMTTERESELRGQAQQALKEYQNSDVSEAIAQSVAHTARNLNIQTIVAATNSGHTARLISKYRPNAMILALTFSESRAHKLLLSRGVVPMVIEKPASTDEMTLLATQIAKEEDYAKDGDLILITAGVPVGETGTTNLMKIQMIGERLIEAQGLGNQSVIGHVVKAQSPEEAIEKANHDNILVVSTTDERYNEAIKKAGAVIVENATLTSHAAVMSVNTGTPVIVNAKDAMNILEEGQLITLDARRGMVYDGATTTI
- the pfkA gene encoding 6-phosphofructokinase, producing MAKKIAVLTSGGDAPGMNAAIRAIVRKIIFDGNEAYGVRYGFRGLADGDIFQMTAADVSTLSSRGGTILFTARYPEFAEEEGQLKALEQLKRHEIDGLVVIGGDGSYQGALALSRRGFPTVGIPGTIDNDIPGTDFTIGFDTACNTALEALDKLRDTAKSHMRTFVVEVMGRHAGDIALWSGIGCGADQVIIPEINFDIQEVVDQINQGREKGKKHTLIVLAEGVMPGYKFADLLDEYGNYHIRTTVLGHVQRGGSPSAKDRMLATSLGHAAVEALAKGQSGVCMGIVDNKIVYTDIENALEKKDDRQKRNTLNKYLYDLNQETSVWS
- the xerD gene encoding site-specific tyrosine recombinase XerD, which codes for MTINDLIEDFLIALRVEQGLSENTIKTYHNVLKQFQMILSEAGIEDIQAVKRQDIIQQLEKLNQKGRAVSTMSQYLSTLRHFFKYLILDSVIEENPVENISLPKKKQQLPQVLSVEEVDRLLDIPDVNSTLGLRDRSLLELLYASGLRVSELVHLKISDFHEDLGFLQTIGKGNKERIIPLGEVAKDWLQTYLKESRLKLLGENDQSQGMIYLNHHGRPLSRQGVWKKLKQYIQAAGITKEVSPHTLRHSFATHLLENGADLRVVQELLGHADISTTQIYTHIHSQHMREIYKKTFPRA
- a CDS encoding CvfB family protein; this translates as MKELASVVSAKVSDYNAKNYYVQFAGKTFELNPSDKIKSLNIGQEILVFIYTNQKNQAKATLDFPDCRQNTYGWSEVTQVRHDLGVFLDIGLPDKDMVLSLDELPSETGLWPKKGDKLYVKLSVDRKGRQWANLADSVVVQSLTRKVKGNEKRWVNQVKKARVYQCKLNGSHLITEDYYLAFIHPSEWEVEPRLGEEVEARVIGIGQNGNLNLSLKPRAFEVINDDAEMIYQVLKRTPEGFLPYNDKSDPNAIRSAFNISKAQFKRALGHLMKTQRIEQNEDGITLKDK